AGGAGTGGTGTTTACCAGGGAAAAGAATGCACTAATTAACCATGCGCCACCCACCAATTGTCCACACAATCGCTTATCCATGATCCTCACATAATGCAGCGGGGCACATACGGCAACGTATCGGTCATAAGCCATTGCCGAGAGTATGAAAGCTTCGGTGCAGCCCATCAGAAGAATGAAGCTCATCTGTGTAATGCAGCCAGGGAGGGAAATTGTTTTCTTTCCTGTTAGGATGTTTTGCAGCATGTTTGGGACGGTGACTGAGGAATAACAGAGGTCCAGGAAGGACAAGTGGaacaggaaaaagtacatgggggttTGAAGGTGAGAATCATTCCTTATTGCCAGCATGATCACCACATTCCCTAGCAGGGTTTGCAGATAGATAACTAAGAAGACCAGGAAGAGGAAAACCTGGGCGTATGGATTATTGGAAATCCCCAAGAGAACAAAGTAGTTGACAGTGGTTTTGTTCTTCATTGAAATTCATTCAATTGGCATTGACCTGTGagaaaataaaaggtaaaattaaaaaaaaccaaaacaaaaccctaaaTTGAATTTTCATGTATGCATATTGAGAGGGTGCGACTCAGTGTATTAGATGCTGATCTACAAAAATTGGAGGTCTTGGCTCTAGTCTCGATGCCTTCCTCTCAGTGAATCTGAAGCTTTCCATCTGTGCTGCCTTCCatccttttttcccttcagtgcCAATTAAACACAAAGGACGGTACCTCTGCTTCAGAAGGAGTGCTCAAAAGGCTAATGAGTAATTCCTGATCTGCGTGCTGTGCTAGAAAGCCATAGTGCTGCGGTTTCAAGTTCTTTCTGGGTGAAGGGAAACCTAAAGGCTGTCTTCACCTTCCCAGGCAGGTGCTCTAACTACTCGGCTATTGGAGCTAAAACACAGGATAGCCCTCCTCCCTCCACATTTTGTCTTTGGGACTTGACTTGGGTATGCATATATGTAGTTGTCAAGGATTTAGGATTTTATGTTCAGGGATGTAATCTCAAGCTGTAAGAGCCAGAAATGcactcaaatgaaaaaaaagaaaaagttagatGACCAAAGGGTACCGAAATACCATCTTCTAGATTGTCCTTATTTATCTTTGCAGCTGTAACACACTACCACTAGGTCAGTCATAGGAAAGAAAATTCACCTGGGAACAGGAAAAGACCAAGAGCCACTCCTGTATATGATTTTACTACTTTATGAAACATAAAAAACGCCCAAAAAACTGCTTCACCTTCCCATGCAGCAAACAAATCTCAGCAGAGACCGGCATGCTTTCTATCAAAGCCCACTGAATACTTTATCTGAAtgatgcatattttttttctttttttaagctacCTGTATGAAATAATGCATTTATTCATAGAGTAGATTATTGTTTTTCATCATAAGGTTAGAGAAAATATTTGGTGAAAGATCAAACAATCCAGAGATTTGACAAAGTAAggggtgtgttgttttttttcgtAAACCATACTTTTTCAGCATAGCTCCAATGACAGCATTGATTTATACTAGTGGGAAATCTGGCACATGGATTTCACTcattggactagataatctcatCATCCTCTCTGACCTTAAAACCAATCTCCTTTATTGCACTGGCCAGATAACTTCACCCTTTAACATCTAGAGTGAAGCCAGTGACTTCTGTTGGCATGAACCATCACTTTATACAAGGCAGCCAGATGGGATGAATTAACCCCTTCTCTATTGCATTTGTGTATATGGTTAATCATTCTCACtggtaaaataaaaccaaaagtgAGTACAACATGTGCATAAAGCCCTGCCAAAACTGAATGGAAATGCTTTACTCACCATCTGCATTCCTTTTGCACAAGCATAAGTGACACAAGCAAAGTACAAAGTAGGAAAATGGGAGATGcagtaaaataagaaagaaatgatTATCAACAAATTGCTCAAACTCACCAGAATCTTGTACAAGGTTTTCAACACATCCTGAAGGGTTTTGGACACGTACACGTACATCTACCTGCCACTGTTAGGAAAGGACAGTAAGTGAAGCCAACTCCAAAGAGGCAAATCACAGTAAATAGAAAGGGGTATCAGTTTAGGTGGGTCTAGCAGACAGACCTGGTAAATAATGAGATCAAGAAAGTACCTtaggttattttttaaaaggttgacTCGCCTACACGAGGAGAACATAGATGCAACCCTTGATCCCACTTGGGACATGATCCCTGATGCTTATCCAATTTAACAAGTGAGTCAGTGTAAGGTTTGTCTATGGTAAGGGACATTTGGTGCCAATCAACTTTGTAAGATAATAAGTAGAAAATATGGAAGCTGCCTAGAAAACACGCCTTATGGGATGAGGTGAAATGAAGTAACCGTCTCTTTTGGAAACTAAATAGATTGTGTTAAGTGGGTCTTTATATCACCTACAAGATATTAAGTTTGGTGCAGGGATCATTGGGTGTAATACCATGGCCTGTATCAAGCAGGAGGCTAATGAAAATTAACTTCAGCATTTCTTTCTGACAACAATGCAAGGaacagacatcacatttgtcccagcacagctgtgccTGTATTTGTCTCGGAACAAAAGTGTCCCATGATTAACATGTACACACATCAGCACTCAGAGAGTGGCTGAATGGATTGCtacttttctgccactgatttgaATCCTGGGACAACCATTTGGATGCACTTCACAATGTCCCAAACTTTTGgcacttcttatcccatgaacctttcCAGGTTTGTCTGGGACAAACACAATGTGGCCAGATCCAGACGTGAAGGCACGTTTCATTTGTGGTGTCGCAGACCTCTTAGgcagcacatgcagtttgtggtgctgctgTTAAACCATGCATGgcattgctaatttgcagtgctggagcaaaatttgctaccaggatagcacaaaaaaaaccaagcaaacccAGAAAGAAAACAGTAGCACAAAGAATGCCAAAACATGGAGACAGGGAaccagggagccctgggctgcttgctCCCATCTCCGCATGCTGTGGCACACCcatactgaggcaccctgtgccctagccagccactcCCCACGAGCTGGTGCACACTGCctggagatggggaagcaggcagccctgggctggctgctcccctggctctgTGTCTTGGTAGCTTAAGTCAGGGATACCAGACATTTAAATGGTGAGTATACCTTACATCCTCATACGTGTTTGTTTGACTTTTTAGGCTACTGTTACAAAGAACACTGAAAAGAGATGGTTAAAGTGTGTAACCCCACAAGAGGCCAGGCACAGAATCATTTCTCATTCAAACTTGCATCATAACCAGAGATTGAAActtccttcctcctgcccacaATGCCGTTCATGAGATCATAATTTTTAGGTTGAGCCAACCACTTTCCATCATACAAAATCACTTCTCGATGGCCCAATGTGACACAAGCGGGCTGTGCTTTGTTGGAGGATGATCTGTCCAAACAAAAGGAGAGACTTGCCCAGGCCAAGAACTGAAAGAGGTAGTGGGTGTTGTCAAAAATAGTTCCTGTTAGCTAGTCCCTGTGGCTCTTCAGGAGCACCATTTTCACTCATATTCaccttcttgtccactgtaacacctaGGTCCAGCTGCTTAGCtggtcagtccccagtctgtaccagtgcataggattgttccatcatACCTGCAGGATTTTGCCCTTGTcattactgaacctcatgagatttatttggtccaatcctccaatttgtccaggtctctctgaatcatagccctgcccTCAATCATATCTATTACTtctcacagcttggtgtcatctgcagacttgccaTCTTCCCAGCAGTCAACATTACTGAACAAAACTTCTTCCGGATCCAACGTCTGcagcactccatttgatactggctgccagatagacattgagccattgattaccgtCTCTTCACTTGAATtatcaagcctttttttttttttcttctatctcATTGTCCATTCATCCCACCCgtacttccttggcttgcttgtgagaatattgtAGTATACAGTACTGTCAtagactgtatcaaaggccttgtgAAGGAAATGATATATCATGTCCAGTGCTCTCCCTCCATGCAGAGAGGCACTCATCATTTTGGTCatgcatgacttgtccttggtcaACCCATGCTTACTGTTCATAATCACATttgtctcctccaagtgcttagaaattgattccttgaggacctgcaccAAGATTTTTCATAGACtggggtgaggctgactagtctgtaatttCCCAGATCatccttttccccttctttcctttgttaaagatgggcaatatcttttcccttttccaaacatCTCAGACCTCCCCCAGTCACCACAAGTTTTTCAAGATCAAGGCCAGATGGACATGAGGGGAGCAAGAAGGATttgtacaagtatgtcagcaacaagagggagATGAAGGAAAGCATGGGTTCCTAGCTGAAtcggggaggcaacctagtgaccgatgatgtggaaatggctgaagtacgcaatgccttttttacctcagtcttcacagggaaggtcagctcccagactactgcactgggcagcacagttcggAGAGCAAGTGAGCAGCGAACACTGGCAAGACATCAGTTTAAgagctacttagaaaagctgcatgtgtacaagtccaaGGGGCTGGACACAAGGCACCTGAAGTGCGGAGGGGAGCTGGCTGATATCCAGAGGTTGCAGAAAAGAACAGGCTTGCTCAGGTATTTGAACAAGGGGGAGAAGTCCCAAACTTGTAGGTGTAGAAAGCACCCAGACCACAAATGTTAGAAGCTGGAGAAGACGATAGCCCTCCTCACTTCTCACAGAATCAGGGGAAGTAGACCTGGCAGGGACACCgggatgtcatctactccaggCCTAAGGGCAGAAAAGATGGCACTGAATCAGTGAAAACAAGGGGCTGTCATCAAGGAAGATGACACCTCcgttgctcaggactgcagggaggtggctaggaaggccaaggcagagatggagctagggctggagaccagaattaaggataacaaaacgTTCCTTTTCAAGGACATAGGGAGTGAGAAGGCagcaccgggtaacgtggggcccctacaggataggcttggcaattgAAACCCGGTAACGGACCAGGGGATGGCCCCATGTACAAGAAAAATGTGATAAATTGTAGAGTAATAGAAAATTAGGCTGGAAGCAGCGTCTGGAGGTCTGTACAAGGCATGATTATCCCCATCCAAACTACCCCAtacaaaacctttttttaaactgtttctaAAAGTATGCAGTCACCCTGTCACACCGCTACAACACAGGATATACAAAGAaggcagcacccccaccccattacAAAGAAAGGACCCTCATCCCCCACAAGTCTCTACCCATGTGTCTGCACAGTAAACTTCCTTCCTgttcccaaatgtggtgattggcaggTCCCTGTGGGGACAGGGAAAACCCCTTAGCCTCGGCTGCAGCCGACCTCCGTGCATCTGAGGAAGGCAGGGTTGCCGGGAGAGGGGCGCCCTGACACCattagcaacaggaggggaaaaaattcctcccATCCCCATGTTGCAACTAGCAAAGCCTAGACACACTGGCCCACTGATAGATGCAGCCTGTTACAAGCCACAGCAAGATcctctgccttgtggtcagcagtaggtccaatgagagattctggacagtccttctggcttcaatatctgTGTATCCACTGTGCTTGCCCATGGACTCTGCTTCTGAGAtgtgcagggctctagggaaacagtcccacaagacctcccaCCATATACATAGACAACTCATTGACTGAGACTTCAGTCCCTTCATTGCGGTAAAGCTCCAAGTCAGCTGCacgcccagctcttcttcagggactcatcgTTTTGGATCTCCTCCTCTCAGTTCTTCTGCAGAGTGAGGAGTGCACACCCCCGAGAAACCTGTacccctggcatctagatagcacagtgatgggggggacaagagattggaggcaggagtAGATGATCAGTAATCAAGCTGCCCTAGGATTTAACACAGGAAAATGAAGACAAACCATTAAAATGAGCACAATAAGTTATATATTCAATTCAATAATGTTTGGGTTTTAATAGAGAGGATCTTTTAtaaaaattataatgaattaaatttaaaattatttccgAACTCTATTTTCCATTTAATACAATTTTGACAGTTGTCATAAAAAGTATGCATATAGGTATTCATATGAAAAATGGcatatttctgtcctgaaattTTTACCTTTTCTACAGTAATGTAAgtgagtggggaagcagggaggcaacccaaggcactgcctttgtggaggggggaaatagccatgaccacaggtcagcagcatggcaggcagagctgccctgtgcatcacaacatgccctgggcttggagctgccctgctagcaTGTCTCCTCCTTTATCAATAACCAAGAGTGCCAAGTGCCAAAAGTTATCTAGTTTGCTggccactgaagattttcagactaaacaaataaagaaaaggtaAAATATCTTTGAAGTAGATGAATTTCAGAATGTAGGGAGCGTTAAGGAACGATGAGAGCCCATGCTTATATATAATTCTGAGACTTGGAGCCAGTTTGAACACACAGCTTTgtgcacatcctgccagccatTTGACTGCAATCTTCCCATATGAATTAGATCCCAGACACAGCCAGCATCTTAAGCTCTATGTCCCTagaaaaatggaaatactatgggATGACTTTTTTGACTTCATAATTTCATGCTCAGCTGCCCATGGGTAAGATTCGGGAACCAGCATTCATGAATTGATAGGATCTGAGGTTGTATGAATTCCCTTTTCCCACGTCACAAGGACTTGCAATGGACCTGCACTGGATGTGAACTGACATGGCCCcttggactagaaaggagctagagcagtttatgccagtgtGATAGTGCACTGACAACTTCTCCACTTTCACAGACGTGGGAAATGTATGAGCACTAGTGAGTGGTAGTGACAAGGTGTCAGCAAAAGCTCTAATAAAATACTTTTCCTGCCCACTTCTTTGATGAAATGCCACaattatacaattttttttaatgtatcattAAAAATATTGTCACTTTGGGAACCCTGATTTCTATCAGAAAAATACTTTTCAACTGAAAATCGGGTGGACCTCTAAAACAGTCAAGTCATGGAGAATTGTGGCCAGGAAGATGGTgctttttctcttgcttcctcttctcctgacacagccattccctttccctccgcaggcatcccaaaaggcactgtggatgatgatgTCCAATTGCACCACTGTGACTGAGTTCCTACTACTGGGGTTCTCTGATGCCCTGGaattgcagatcttgcacttggccagttttctaataatatacctggcagccctgattggcaatctccttgttatcatgcTCATAGCctttgacagccacctccacaccccgatgtacttcttcctcctcaatctgtccatcctcaacgtcggatccatctctgtcattgtccccaaatccatggctaATTCCAttctgaacaccaggctgatttcctattctggatgtgtcacccaagtttttttcttcttcttcttcattaCAGCAGACCTCTTCATCCTCACCGTTATGGCTTACGACCGGTACATCGCCATCttcaaaccactgcactatgcgacagtgataaacaggagagcttgtctgcaaataGCAGTCACGGGCTGGAGCACAgctcttctgtactctgcccttcacacggggaacacctttaggctgttcttctgtgaaatcccccagctccttaggatctctggcTTGGatgtgtttactagtgaaattcaggtTCTTATCTTTAGTGCATGTTTTAAGTGctggttgcattgtgtttatatttgtgtcttatattcagatattcactactgtactgagaatcccctctgagcagggccagcATAAAGCAGTTTCCTCCTGTCTTCCCCATCTCATTGTTGTCACCTTGCTGGGTAGCACTGGTGTGATTGCCTAtgtgaagcccacatctgggtccccatcaactctggacctcatgctgtctgttctTTATTCATTCACCaatgatgaatccagtcatctacagcatgagaaacaaggacatcaaagcagtaCTGTGGAAACTGATTAGATGGAAGTGGTTTATTGTGATGAAGATGTTGGTTATTCTCCAATGACTGTGGTTTCAGTTAACCTTTTTTTTGAAACAATCATTTGTGTTATGAAAACAGATTAATAGAACCAATGTCTGTTCTGTTTCTTTAGGTTTACACCATTTCAAATTATTTCTTTCTCTAATTTTAAGCTTGTATCTCCCTGAATTAGTTAGTCTCTGATACCGCTCTGTCCTAGCTAATGTTTTTGTAGctgttaaattttatctttgatgctgatGTTGTCATTTGTTACTTCACTGTTGCCACAGCTTGTACATAACTTCAATATCTCTAACAATCCCCATTGAAGAAAATTATTGGATCTTTCTCCGTTCTGGGATAGAAGGTGTTCTTGAAGTTTGATTATTTGGGATGTGGAACAAGTGTATGAGACTGTTTGAAAGCGGAGTGATTATGGGTTTGAGATAGGAGGTGTCAGTGATTACTTGTGTGCTTCTTGCAGTCAT
This sequence is a window from Alligator mississippiensis isolate rAllMis1 chromosome 15, rAllMis1, whole genome shotgun sequence. Protein-coding genes within it:
- the LOC132245558 gene encoding olfactory receptor 5A2-like, whose product is MKNKTTVNYFVLLGISNNPYAQVFLFLVFLVIYLQTLLGNVVIMLAIRNDSHLQTPMYFFLFHLSFLDLCYSSVTVPNMLQNILTGKKTISLPGCITQMSFILLMGCTEAFILSAMAYDRYVAVCAPLHYVRIMDKRLCGQLVGGAWLISAFFSLVNTTPVLFLHFCGTNKINGLSCELPSLLALSCTETMVSQMVFLVSVLLLAFLSFSITLVSYIYIIFTILKIQSTAGRHKAFSTCSSHITVMVLYYGAVLFRYLRSSSVPSVSLDRLFSIQYSVLTPMLNPIIYSLNNREVKRALRKILGKMQGKHIS